The following are from one region of the Lineus longissimus chromosome 19, tnLinLong1.2, whole genome shotgun sequence genome:
- the LOC135503334 gene encoding uncharacterized protein LOC135503334 isoform X3, whose translation MVYCVAPNCSSDSTKVLKVDGVGYYNFPRDKKARKVWVRRMHRPSSWVPSLGARVCSKHFVAGDYLLDPAICRAIGFDPKKRLLKPGAFPTLFSHGEGDAMDGTPTTSAPRSAVQKRAHQQAVAEAVAGYNVLYGEEAEEAAEQDDGFLMADEGRFEEVGNHLIEDAVLPQSLDDLEVLPQEHPETFAIGTQVGSSVSMRFAKAVQVNIVTGSRNKGSQTTSCTGDIGCQAEPEVREIAIQTDLFDIDVPVFQGLKPSDEDMEDEEVHFPSQETMKTDDSDDEDWEPCEDDYCQEFDDSLLDDENV comes from the exons atggTTTACTGCGTTGCACCAAACTGCAGCAGTGATTCAACGAAGGTGTTGAAAGTAGATGGGGTCGGTTATTACAATTTTCCTCGCGACAAGAAGGCCCGAAAAGTATGGGTAAGACGCATGCATCGTCCGTCTTCTTGGGTCCCGTCTCTCGGTGCGAGGGTATGTTCGAAGCACTTCGTTGCCGGAGATTACCTGCTGGACCCAGCCATATGCCGTGCGATAGGATTTGACCCTAAAAAACGCCTCTTGAAGCCAGGTGCCTTCCCTACACTCTTCAGTCATGGTGAAGGCGATGCCATGGATGGTACGCCTACGACCAGTGCGCCGCGGTCAGCTGTGCAGAAGAGGGCACATCAGCAg GCTGTAGCAGAGGCGGTAGCGGGATACAACGTGTTGTATGGAGAGGAGGCGGAGGAGGCAGCTGAGCAGGATGATGGTTTTTTGATGGCTGATGAAGGCCGATTTGAGGAGGTTGGCAATCACCTAATAGAGGATGCAGTACTGCCACAGAGTTTAGACGATTTGGAGGTTTTGCCACAA GAACACCCTGAAACCTTTGCCATTGGGACACAAGTTGGCTCCTCAGTCTCCATGCGGTTTGCCAAGGCTGTCCAGGTCAATATTGTCACTGGGTCTCGGAACAAAGGTTCGCAGACAACCTCCTGCACCGGGGATATTGGCTGTCAGGCAGAACCAGAAGTCCGAGAAATTGCCATTCAGACAGATctgtttgacattgatgtgcCAGTTTTCCAAG GCTTgaaaccaagtgatgaagacATGGAGGATGAAGAGGTGCACTTTCCAAGTCAGGAAACGATGAAGACtgatgacagtgacgatgaAGACTGGGAGCCATGTGAAGATGATTATTGTCAAGAATTTGATGACTCGctccttgatgatgaaaatgt GTAG
- the LOC135503334 gene encoding uncharacterized protein LOC135503334 isoform X2, protein MVYCVAPNCSSDSTKVLKVDGVGYYNFPRDKKARKVWVRRMHRPSSWVPSLGARVCSKHFVAGDYLLDPAICRAIGFDPKKRLLKPGAFPTLFSHGEGDAMDGTPTTSAPRSAVQKRAHQQAVAEAVAGYNVLYGEEAEEAAEQDDGFLMADEGRFEEVGNHLIEDAVLPQSLDDLEVLPQEHPETFAIGTQVGSSVSMRFAKAVQVNIVTGSRNKGSQTTSCTGDIGCQAEPEVREIAIQTDLFDIDVPVFQGLKPSDEDMEDEEVHFPSQETMKTDDSDDEDWEPCEDDYCQEFDDSLLDDENVLQGTMSSRTLYTWHSCDGDGDL, encoded by the exons atggTTTACTGCGTTGCACCAAACTGCAGCAGTGATTCAACGAAGGTGTTGAAAGTAGATGGGGTCGGTTATTACAATTTTCCTCGCGACAAGAAGGCCCGAAAAGTATGGGTAAGACGCATGCATCGTCCGTCTTCTTGGGTCCCGTCTCTCGGTGCGAGGGTATGTTCGAAGCACTTCGTTGCCGGAGATTACCTGCTGGACCCAGCCATATGCCGTGCGATAGGATTTGACCCTAAAAAACGCCTCTTGAAGCCAGGTGCCTTCCCTACACTCTTCAGTCATGGTGAAGGCGATGCCATGGATGGTACGCCTACGACCAGTGCGCCGCGGTCAGCTGTGCAGAAGAGGGCACATCAGCAg GCTGTAGCAGAGGCGGTAGCGGGATACAACGTGTTGTATGGAGAGGAGGCGGAGGAGGCAGCTGAGCAGGATGATGGTTTTTTGATGGCTGATGAAGGCCGATTTGAGGAGGTTGGCAATCACCTAATAGAGGATGCAGTACTGCCACAGAGTTTAGACGATTTGGAGGTTTTGCCACAA GAACACCCTGAAACCTTTGCCATTGGGACACAAGTTGGCTCCTCAGTCTCCATGCGGTTTGCCAAGGCTGTCCAGGTCAATATTGTCACTGGGTCTCGGAACAAAGGTTCGCAGACAACCTCCTGCACCGGGGATATTGGCTGTCAGGCAGAACCAGAAGTCCGAGAAATTGCCATTCAGACAGATctgtttgacattgatgtgcCAGTTTTCCAAG GCTTgaaaccaagtgatgaagacATGGAGGATGAAGAGGTGCACTTTCCAAGTCAGGAAACGATGAAGACtgatgacagtgacgatgaAGACTGGGAGCCATGTGAAGATGATTATTGTCAAGAATTTGATGACTCGctccttgatgatgaaaatgt TTTGCAGGGCACCATGTCGAGTCGCACTCTGTACACTTGGCACagctgtgatggtgatggcgatttgtga
- the LOC135503106 gene encoding G-protein coupled receptor 183-A-like gives MFVKCLYEGNVEEMNGNSEMDHEMRNASSSRLLIVTTNDFEADAAGISSLKHAIDMAIFIMTVPTPPVLCIVGLLGNFLSFILMRQQKYEKSTACFYMRCLAVFDCFYIYGRMVLRYLLSMAPHLFVSMHVKQPFCLYYFVSFRMGVFLSPWMLVAMALDRFLAVNWPLKAVRFLTMGRAKITVVIVSGCGAGFGLAQLTRTWQEKYSHWLCPYEYDPPMDLIYSYIGGVVETFLPIFFISFFNIGILLALHRSSQNKMLQKPERSSRESSINLATFLVTSSFIVFRIPAKVNDFFWEYWQGEVTPDIVQWKRFSLNVGVLSENMIYCLNTYLYVLACKRLRQEMFEIIRFWRIK, from the exons ATGTTTGTGAAGTGTCTGTATGAAG GGAATGTAGAGGAAATGAACGGTAATTCAGAGATGGATCATGAAATGAGAAATGCATCAAGTTCCAGACTTTTAATCGTAACTACTAATGATTTTGAAGCAGACGCAGCAGGTATAAGTTCGCTGAAACATGCCATAGATATGGCGATCTTCATTATGACCGTACCGACACCACCGGTCCTTTGTATCGTGGGTTTGTTGGGGAACTTCCTGAGTTTTATCCTCATGCGCCAGCAGAAATACGAGAAAAGCACTGCCTGTTTCTACATGCGCTGTTTGGCCGTATTCGACTGCTTTTACATCTATGGTCGAATGGTCCTGCGCTACCTTCTGTCAATGGCGCCACATCTCTTTGTGAGCATGCACGTaaagcagccattttgtttgtaCTATTTCGTGAGTTTCAGGATGGGTGTGTTTTTGTCGCCCTGGATGCTAGTCGCCATGGCATTGGATAGATTTCTTGCTGTCAACTGGCCGTTGAAAGCTGTCAGGTTCCTTACAATGGGTCGCgcgaaaataacggtggttatAGTAAGTGGATGCGGTGCCGGGTTCGGGCTTGCCCAATTGACACGCACCTGGCAAGAGAAGTACAGCCATTGGCTTTGCCCGTATGAATATGACCCACCAATGGATTTAATCTACTCGTATATTGGCGGAGTAGTTGAGACCTTCTTGCCAATTTTCTTTATATCATTTTTCAACATAGGCATCCTTTTGGCTCTCCATCGTAGCAGTCAGAACAAAATGCTGCAGAAGCCTGAACGAAGCTCTAGGGAATCGTCGATTAACTTGGCGACGTTTTTAGTGACGAGTTCGTTCATTGTGTTTCGTATTCCTGCAAAGGTGAATGATTTCTTCTGGGAGTACTGGCAAGGGGAGGTGACCCCTGACATAGTGCAATGGAAGAGATTCTCTCTCAATGTGGGTGTGCTTTCAGAGAATATGATATATTGTCTAAACACTTACTTGTATGTGTTAGCATGTAAGCGCCTAAGGCaggaaatgtttgaaattattCGTTTTTGGAGAATCAAATGA
- the LOC135503334 gene encoding uncharacterized protein LOC135503334 isoform X1, producing MVYCVAPNCSSDSTKVLKVDGVGYYNFPRDKKARKVWVRRMHRPSSWVPSLGARVCSKHFVAGDYLLDPAICRAIGFDPKKRLLKPGAFPTLFSHGEGDAMDGTPTTSAPRSAVQKRAHQQAVAEAVAGYNVLYGEEAEEAAEQDDGFLMADEGRFEEVGNHLIEDAVLPQSLDDLEVLPQEHPETFAIGTQVGSSVSMRFAKAVQVNIVTGSRNKGSQTTSCTGDIGCQAEPEVREIAIQTDLFDIDVPVFQGLKPSDEDMEDEEVHFPSQETMKTDDSDDEDWEPCEDDYCQEFDDSLLDDENVSGKHYDFDNEYEQPSPQYERKFIVFESSLRLLFMFCQVCRAPCRVALCTLGTAVMVMAICENQHQQEWSSQPFKGQLPIGNLLFVELFHTSTSMTDK from the exons atggTTTACTGCGTTGCACCAAACTGCAGCAGTGATTCAACGAAGGTGTTGAAAGTAGATGGGGTCGGTTATTACAATTTTCCTCGCGACAAGAAGGCCCGAAAAGTATGGGTAAGACGCATGCATCGTCCGTCTTCTTGGGTCCCGTCTCTCGGTGCGAGGGTATGTTCGAAGCACTTCGTTGCCGGAGATTACCTGCTGGACCCAGCCATATGCCGTGCGATAGGATTTGACCCTAAAAAACGCCTCTTGAAGCCAGGTGCCTTCCCTACACTCTTCAGTCATGGTGAAGGCGATGCCATGGATGGTACGCCTACGACCAGTGCGCCGCGGTCAGCTGTGCAGAAGAGGGCACATCAGCAg GCTGTAGCAGAGGCGGTAGCGGGATACAACGTGTTGTATGGAGAGGAGGCGGAGGAGGCAGCTGAGCAGGATGATGGTTTTTTGATGGCTGATGAAGGCCGATTTGAGGAGGTTGGCAATCACCTAATAGAGGATGCAGTACTGCCACAGAGTTTAGACGATTTGGAGGTTTTGCCACAA GAACACCCTGAAACCTTTGCCATTGGGACACAAGTTGGCTCCTCAGTCTCCATGCGGTTTGCCAAGGCTGTCCAGGTCAATATTGTCACTGGGTCTCGGAACAAAGGTTCGCAGACAACCTCCTGCACCGGGGATATTGGCTGTCAGGCAGAACCAGAAGTCCGAGAAATTGCCATTCAGACAGATctgtttgacattgatgtgcCAGTTTTCCAAG GCTTgaaaccaagtgatgaagacATGGAGGATGAAGAGGTGCACTTTCCAAGTCAGGAAACGATGAAGACtgatgacagtgacgatgaAGACTGGGAGCCATGTGAAGATGATTATTGTCAAGAATTTGATGACTCGctccttgatgatgaaaatgt ATCCGGCAAACATTATGATTTCGACAATGAGTATGAACAGCCCTCCCCTCAATATGAGAGAAAATTCATTGTCTTTGAATCAAGCTTGAGGCTTCTGTTCATGTTTTGTCAAGTTTGCAGGGCACCATGTCGAGTCGCACTCTGTACACTTGGCACagctgtgatggtgatggcgatttgtgaaaatcaacatcaacaggAATGGTCATCACAACCATTTAAAGGACAGCTTCCCATTGGAAATTTGctttttgttgaattatttcatACCAGCACCAGCATGACTGACAAGTAA